ACGTCGTGCCCCACCGGCCGTTCACCGTCTGCACCGACGGCCACCCGTCGGCGCTCCACGTCAGCGGCGCGAGCGTCGGGACGCGGCCGCCCGGGTACGCGTCGGTGAACGCCATGTACCACCAGTCGCCCGCCTGCGTCTGGACGATGCCGCCCTGGTGCGGCACTCCCCCACCCGAGATCGGGCCCGGCAGGTCGAGCAGCACCTGGCGCATCTCGTACGGCCCGAACGGCGACGAGGACCGCAGCACGTACTGGCCGTTCGCCGGCCGCGTCAGCCAGATGTAGTAGTAGCCGTTCCGCTTGTAGAAGCGCGCACCCTCGAGTGTCCCGACGCTCGACGGCGTCTGGAACACCTGCTGCGCCCGCACCTGCGCGGTGCCGTCGGCGTTGAGCTGCGCGACGCTGATCGTGCCGTTGCCGTACGCGACGTACATCGTGTCGTTGTCGTCGACCAGCAGGCCCGCGTCGTAGTAGCAGCCGTTGATCCGCGCTTTCTTGGTCCACGTCGCGTCGACCGCGGGCGCCGTGTAGACGTACGTGCGGTTGAACTCCGTGCAGCCGAGCCAGTAGTAGGTGCTGTTGCTCGGGCGGTAGGTCAGCGCGGACGCCCAGATGCCCTTGACGTACTTGCGGCCGCCGTTGAGGTCGTAGCCGCTGTCGTCGAAGTCGAGGCGCGGGACCGAGTGGCCGGCGTACTCCCAGTTCACGAGGTCGTACGAGCGCAGGATCGGAGCGCCCGGCGAGTAGTGCATCGTCGACGCCGAGTAGTAGTAGGCGTCGCCGACGCGGATGATGTCGCCGTCGGCGAAGTCCTGCCAGACGACGGGGTTGGTGAACGTGCCGGTGGTGGGCGGCGGGGTCGTCGTGCCGCCGAGCTTGACGAGCTGCCACTGCTGGTTGGCGCCGTTCCAGTCCGCGTACTGCACGACGGCCGCGCCGTCAGCGGTCGACGCCCCCTGCACCTCGACGGCCTTGCCGCTGTGCCGGGCGATGAGCTGGATGTACCCGTCGACGTCCTGGACGCTGAACTGCTGGTTCGTGGAGTTCGCGTCGGACCACTGGATGACGGCCGCGCCGTCGGCGGTGGACCGGCCGTTGATGTCGAGGACCTTGCCGGAGAGCTTCGACTTGAGCCGGTAGTAGCCGCCACCCGAGTCGACGAACTGCCACTGCTGCTGCGCGCCGTCGTTGCGCGACCACTGCACGATCTTGGCGCCGTCGTTCGTCGCCAGGTTGTAGACGTCGAGCGCCTTGCCGCTGCCGCGGTTGACCAGCACGTACGACGCAGTGGTGTCGATCGACGCGGCCTGCGCGGGGGGCGACGCGGTCGCCGCGAGCGCGGCCGTGACGGCCAGCGTCAGGACGAGCGCGCCGGCCCAGGTGCGCCGTCGGCGGGGTGCTGTTCTCCGGGTCGAACCGCTTCGCTCACGAAAGTCGACATCGTCGTCGCTCATCGCCGTCTCCAGGTGCGGGTGTGAGGGCTGACGCCTCGCCGTGTGTTAGCGCTAACACGGCAGGACGCGGACACTCTGGCACGGAGCAGGGCGGATCGGACCGGGTGCAAAACGATTCGGAAGGGGCCAGTTCTTCACCGGTGAAGGGACCGGACCGTTTCGGCGGTGTCGCGACGGCGGCGCGGGGACGCGTCGAAGCGCACCGTCACCCTCGATCGGGTGACCGCCGAGGACCTGAGCCTCGGGTCAGCTCACGCAGAGGCAGAACGGATGACCCGCCGGGTCCAGGAACACGCGGAACGTCTCCCCCGGCTGGTGCTCGGCCTTCGTCGCCCCCAGCGCGAGCACCTCGGGCTCGGCGGCGTCGAGGTCGCGGACCATGACGTCCAGGTGCATCTGCTGCGGCACGTCCTGACCCGGCCACCGGGGCGGCGTGTACGGGTCGACGCGCTGGAACGAGATGCACTGCGTGTCGCCCTCGCGGATCTCCGCCCAGCCCTCGTCGCCGGACACCTCCCATCCCAGGAGCTCCCCGTAGAACCGCGCGAGCGCCGGCGGGTCGGGGCAGTCGATGACGAGACCGGGGTATCGGGCGATGGCCATGCGGCGGACGCTACGCCGGGCCACCGACATGCCTGCGGCTCGGCAGCGGCCACGGCGCACAGCACTCGTGTCGGGGGCATCGGCCAAGGTGCGCGCATGACGTCGATCGCCTCTGCCTTCGTCCCCGTGCACGACCCGGTGGCCGCCGCCGACTGGTACCGCGAGCACCTCGGCCTGACCGTGGAGTCGGCGTCCTCGTTCTCGGCAGTCCTCACCGACGGCTCCCGCCGCGTGACGCTGATGGGACCGCGCAGCGGCATCGCTGCGACGCCCGGCCTGCCCTGGGCCTCCGCCAGCTACCGCGTCGACGACGTCGCGAGAACGGCCGCGGCCCTCCGCGAGCGCGGACTCGACGTGAGCGACGTCGCGGGCGACCCGTCCGTCTGCCTCTTCGTCACCACCCGCGACCTCGACGGCAACGTCGTGCTCCTCGTCGACCGCTGACCGCTCGTCGCTCACGAGCGACTGTGGCGATCAACGACGGGCCGGTCGACGGGGCCTGGGCCAGCACAGGTGGGTCGCGGTCCGCGGTTGTCCACAGATTCGAGCGAGCATCACCACCGCATGTCCGGTTTCGGTAGTTTCGCGCCCATGCTTCGACGACGAACTGCGCAGGGGGCGTTCGCCATCGCACTGCTGGCCCTTGGGCCAGCCCTGACGGCCTGCGCCCCGGATGACGATCCCGCCCGGCCGACACCGACCGCGGACGACCCTGAAACGTCCACTTCCTCACCTGTTGTCCACCCCATCGTCCGACCGACTCCTGACGAGGCGATGAAGACACCCGACGAAGCGGGAGCCGCGGCGGCTGCCGAGTACTTCGTGCAGCTATACGACTACTCGTTCGCTTCGGGCAACCTCGAGCCATGGAACGCCTTGGCGGGCGAGACGTGTGACTTCTGCCGAGACATCGCGGCCGACGTGGCAGAGATCGGTCAGAGCGGGAACCGCACGCTGAACGAGCCGACGTCGATCGTCACGTCCAGGGTCTGGATGATCGAGCCGGCGAAGTGGTTCGGAGCGGACCTGATCGTCCGAGAGGCCCCTTCCACTCAGGTCGACGCCACAGGGGCGACCGTGGCGACCGACG
The sequence above is a segment of the Cellulomonas fimi genome. Coding sequences within it:
- a CDS encoding family 43 glycosylhydrolase; the protein is MSDDDVDFRERSGSTRRTAPRRRRTWAGALVLTLAVTAALAATASPPAQAASIDTTASYVLVNRGSGKALDVYNLATNDGAKIVQWSRNDGAQQQWQFVDSGGGYYRLKSKLSGKVLDINGRSTADGAAVIQWSDANSTNQQFSVQDVDGYIQLIARHSGKAVEVQGASTADGAAVVQYADWNGANQQWQLVKLGGTTTPPPTTGTFTNPVVWQDFADGDIIRVGDAYYYSASTMHYSPGAPILRSYDLVNWEYAGHSVPRLDFDDSGYDLNGGRKYVKGIWASALTYRPSNSTYYWLGCTEFNRTYVYTAPAVDATWTKKARINGCYYDAGLLVDDNDTMYVAYGNGTISVAQLNADGTAQVRAQQVFQTPSSVGTLEGARFYKRNGYYYIWLTRPANGQYVLRSSSPFGPYEMRQVLLDLPGPISGGGVPHQGGIVQTQAGDWWYMAFTDAYPGGRVPTLAPLTWSADGWPSVQTVNGRWGTTYDKPRISTTKTVASMIGRDTFTGPTLGHRWEWNHNPDTSRFSVNNGLRLQTATVTNDLYNARNTLTHRIQGPTSTATIELDYSQMADGDRSGLAMLRQSSAWIGVVKNNGQTRVVMTDGLTMNGSWATTGTGVERAGATVSGGRIWLRAKADIRPGSGRTATFSYSTDGTSFVPLGPSFTLNNSWEFFMGYRFGIFNYATRALGGAVTVRSFDLTTP
- a CDS encoding DUF6318 family protein; translation: MKTPDEAGAAAAAEYFVQLYDYSFASGNLEPWNALAGETCDFCRDIAADVAEIGQSGNRTLNEPTSIVTSRVWMIEPAKWFGADLIVREAPSTQVDATGATVATDDGGEFRLALALSWADGWTVDEVDVLDPDETPQW
- a CDS encoding VOC family protein gives rise to the protein MAIARYPGLVIDCPDPPALARFYGELLGWEVSGDEGWAEIREGDTQCISFQRVDPYTPPRWPGQDVPQQMHLDVMVRDLDAAEPEVLALGATKAEHQPGETFRVFLDPAGHPFCLCVS
- a CDS encoding VOC family protein codes for the protein MTSIASAFVPVHDPVAAADWYREHLGLTVESASSFSAVLTDGSRRVTLMGPRSGIAATPGLPWASASYRVDDVARTAAALRERGLDVSDVAGDPSVCLFVTTRDLDGNVVLLVDR